The Cellulophaga sp. L1A9 genome window below encodes:
- a CDS encoding calcineurin-like phosphoesterase family protein — protein MKKRLIPLFFLLVMYSFGQKISGTVFLDENKNGTFNGTEKGLPNILISNGKDIVVSDFNGAYTINAIPGNLVFVIKPSGYISELNELNIVQSYFHPLKENIKDYDFALYAHTENKKTKVALLGDVQVDVIDDVHHVGKLVTEELVYNRPDFIMPLGDLSFDNLEIFDPLAAVLGLVGCPVFYVIGNHDLNFEATTLSDRDASFEAKFGPSYYAFEYGDNLFLVLNNISPLPEGKYKAQIDSDQLEFIKNLIALKNDKYKAINIAMHIPFDEVSNKDALLKLLRPFDDVFITAGHTHTQYHNYYNRALQKTAIHELVCGAVCGSWWQGSHDLRGIPFSIMHDGTPKGYWFMNVEGNKRELQYKVSGAPATKQINIWVPEVNEWDKSLNELNEPFVYANVFAADENTEVEINFGDNQWLSMDKHEGVAPELKRLYKLQVLGRYKGQPISAFPETVKNSKHLWRMAIPENMKEGAHLIQVRATNSNLLLNVRESSVLWR, from the coding sequence ATGAAAAAACGATTAATACCATTATTTTTTCTTCTAGTTATGTATTCTTTCGGTCAGAAAATAAGTGGAACTGTTTTTTTAGACGAGAATAAGAATGGGACTTTTAATGGAACTGAAAAAGGACTTCCCAATATTTTGATAAGTAACGGAAAAGATATTGTTGTTTCTGATTTTAATGGAGCGTATACTATTAACGCTATTCCAGGTAATTTAGTGTTTGTAATAAAACCGTCAGGCTATATTTCAGAACTAAATGAATTGAATATTGTACAGTCGTATTTTCATCCTTTAAAAGAGAACATTAAGGATTATGACTTTGCATTATATGCGCATACAGAGAATAAAAAAACCAAAGTAGCACTTTTAGGAGATGTACAAGTAGATGTTATAGATGATGTGCACCATGTTGGAAAATTGGTAACAGAAGAATTGGTTTATAATAGACCAGATTTTATAATGCCGTTAGGAGATTTATCTTTTGATAACCTTGAAATATTTGATCCACTAGCGGCTGTTTTAGGTTTAGTCGGTTGTCCTGTTTTTTATGTAATTGGCAACCATGATTTGAATTTTGAAGCCACAACTTTGAGTGATAGAGATGCTAGTTTTGAAGCTAAATTTGGGCCTTCATATTATGCTTTTGAATATGGAGATAATTTATTTTTGGTTTTAAATAATATCAGCCCTTTACCTGAAGGGAAGTACAAAGCACAAATCGATAGTGATCAGTTAGAATTTATAAAAAACCTTATCGCTTTAAAGAATGATAAGTACAAAGCAATCAATATTGCTATGCATATTCCTTTTGATGAAGTTAGTAATAAGGATGCTTTACTAAAGCTACTGCGTCCTTTTGATGATGTTTTTATTACTGCGGGTCATACACATACCCAATATCATAATTATTATAACAGAGCATTACAGAAAACTGCAATACATGAATTGGTTTGTGGAGCAGTTTGTGGTTCGTGGTGGCAAGGATCACATGATTTGAGAGGTATCCCATTTTCTATTATGCATGATGGTACGCCTAAAGGGTATTGGTTTATGAATGTGGAAGGAAATAAACGTGAACTTCAATATAAAGTTTCAGGAGCACCCGCAACCAAGCAAATAAATATATGGGTGCCTGAAGTTAATGAGTGGGATAAATCATTAAATGAATTGAACGAGCCTTTTGTCTATGCTAATGTTTTTGCGGCAGATGAAAATACTGAAGTAGAAATTAATTTTGGGGATAACCAATGGTTGTCAATGGATAAACATGAAGGAGTTGCACCAGAATTAAAACGATTGTACAAACTCCAAGTTTTAGGCCGTTATAAAGGTCAGCCTATTAGTGCATTTCCAGAGACAGTTAAAAATAGTAAACATTTGTGGCGTATGGCTATTCCAGAAAACATGAAGGAAGGTGCTCATTTAATACAAGTAAGAGCAACGAATTCTAATTTGCTATTAAATGTACGGGAGAGTAGCGTATTATGGAGGTAA
- a CDS encoding GNAT family N-acetyltransferase — protein MIEIKEITAEETYPLRHEVMYPNHPFDYIKLPKDQEGKHFAVVHDGKNVTVVSLFFEDSIAQFRKLATLESEQGKGHASKLLDFIIAYAKQKKAKKLWCNARANKTRYYKKFGLRETDKTYTEAGIDFIILEMDLI, from the coding sequence ATGATTGAAATAAAAGAAATTACCGCAGAAGAAACGTATCCACTTCGGCATGAGGTCATGTATCCTAACCATCCTTTTGACTATATAAAATTACCAAAAGACCAAGAAGGAAAGCACTTTGCTGTAGTGCATGATGGAAAAAATGTGACGGTAGTTTCGTTATTTTTTGAAGATAGTATAGCCCAATTTCGCAAACTGGCTACACTAGAATCTGAGCAAGGCAAAGGCCATGCTTCTAAACTTCTAGATTTTATAATTGCTTATGCAAAGCAAAAAAAAGCTAAAAAATTGTGGTGCAATGCAAGAGCTAATAAGACCCGTTATTACAAAAAATTTGGATTAAGAGAAACCGACAAGACCTATACGGAAGCAGGCATTGATTTTATTATTTTAGAAATGGACTTAATTTAA
- a CDS encoding hydrolase, with product MDKIPSFGSRLRRNIVTVPEIIDQCSGISVFGQVLKSFLFSTDVAIIRNTNANAIIAVYPFTPQPVISNALILAADKPIFCGVGGGLTTGIRSLELAIHAEFQGAMGVVLNKPTPNSLIAELKEKIDIPVTITIVSDKDDIRGRIKAGVDIFNVSGAGKTTDIIKRIKDINPDVAILATGGKSEDTILEAIEAGANAISYTPPSTGELFKEIMTRYRDE from the coding sequence ATGGATAAAATCCCATCGTTTGGCAGTCGCCTTAGAAGAAACATCGTAACAGTACCAGAAATTATCGATCAATGCTCAGGAATTAGTGTTTTTGGCCAGGTGTTAAAATCGTTCTTATTTAGTACAGACGTGGCAATTATCAGAAATACCAATGCAAATGCAATCATAGCGGTGTACCCATTTACACCCCAACCTGTAATTTCTAATGCTCTTATTTTAGCAGCAGATAAGCCTATTTTCTGTGGTGTTGGTGGCGGACTCACCACAGGAATTCGTTCCTTGGAGTTAGCCATACATGCAGAATTTCAAGGTGCAATGGGAGTTGTGCTCAACAAACCCACTCCCAATAGTTTAATTGCAGAGTTAAAAGAAAAAATAGATATTCCTGTGACGATAACTATCGTATCTGATAAAGATGATATTCGTGGGAGAATTAAAGCAGGCGTAGATATATTCAACGTTTCTGGGGCTGGCAAGACTACAGATATCATTAAGAGAATAAAAGATATTAATCCGGATGTTGCTATTTTAGCTACTGGAGGAAAATCAGAAGACACCATCCTCGAAGCTATAGAAGCAGGTGCGAATGCTATATCTTACACCCCGCCTTCTACGGGAGAATTATTCAAAGAAATTATGACCCGATATAGAGACGAATAA
- a CDS encoding deoxyribodipyrimidine photo-lyase encodes MSKKVSIFWFRRDLRLEDNIGLYHALQGEYPVLPIFIFDKEILENLPKDDARVSFIFEQLESMRNTLQEEVESSLAIYHGTPQEIFKSLIKDYEVQAVYTNHDYEPYATERDAKIQDYLKENKVEFHSYKDQVIFEKGDVLKDDGDPYVVYTPYKNKWKSIFNATKDLQTYNTKKYFKNFIAHSRLPNLSLSDMGFETSKIKVPNYTASAKVIQNYEDTRNYPAIENGTSHLGPHLRFGTVSIREITKRAISEKNEVFWSELIWRDFFMQILWHFPHTTKNAFRPKYDRIEWRNNEAEFEKWKKGETGYALVDAGMRELNTTGYMHNRVRMLVASFLCKHLLIDWRWGEAYFAEKLLDFDLSANVGNWQWAAGSGVDAAPYFRIFNPMTQIDKFDKQKEYINKWVTDLQELTYPEKMVDHKMARERCLKTYKEALS; translated from the coding sequence ATGAGTAAAAAAGTTTCCATATTTTGGTTTAGAAGAGATTTACGATTAGAAGATAACATAGGACTATACCATGCGCTTCAAGGTGAATACCCTGTACTGCCCATTTTTATATTTGACAAAGAGATTCTTGAAAATTTACCTAAAGATGATGCCCGTGTGAGTTTTATTTTTGAGCAATTGGAAAGCATGAGAAATACGCTCCAAGAAGAGGTTGAAAGTTCTTTGGCTATCTATCATGGAACACCACAAGAGATTTTTAAAAGTCTTATAAAAGATTATGAAGTACAGGCCGTATATACCAACCATGATTATGAACCTTATGCTACGGAAAGAGACGCAAAAATTCAGGACTATTTAAAAGAAAATAAAGTTGAATTTCATTCCTATAAAGATCAAGTAATTTTTGAAAAGGGCGATGTTTTAAAAGACGATGGAGATCCTTATGTAGTCTATACGCCATACAAAAACAAATGGAAGTCTATTTTTAATGCAACCAAAGATTTGCAAACCTATAACACTAAAAAATATTTTAAAAATTTTATTGCGCACAGTAGACTCCCAAATTTGAGTTTGTCTGATATGGGGTTTGAAACCTCCAAAATAAAAGTTCCTAACTATACTGCAAGTGCCAAAGTTATTCAGAATTATGAGGATACCCGTAATTACCCGGCTATTGAAAATGGCACGTCGCACTTAGGACCGCATTTGCGCTTTGGTACCGTTTCTATTCGTGAAATAACCAAACGCGCTATCTCTGAAAAAAATGAAGTATTTTGGAGTGAGCTTATTTGGCGCGACTTTTTTATGCAAATATTGTGGCATTTTCCACACACTACAAAAAACGCCTTCAGGCCAAAATATGACCGAATTGAATGGCGTAATAATGAAGCAGAGTTTGAAAAATGGAAAAAAGGAGAAACAGGTTATGCACTAGTAGATGCAGGCATGCGCGAACTCAATACAACTGGGTATATGCATAATAGAGTGCGTATGCTGGTCGCTAGTTTTTTATGCAAACACTTGTTAATAGATTGGCGTTGGGGAGAAGCTTATTTTGCAGAAAAGCTTTTAGATTTTGATTTGAGTGCCAATGTGGGTAACTGGCAATGGGCTGCAGGTAGTGGTGTTGATGCTGCTCCCTACTTCCGGATTTTTAATCCCATGACACAGATTGATAAATTTGATAAGCAAAAAGAATATATTAACAAATGGGTAACGGATTTACAGGAGCTTACTTATCCTGAGAAAATGGTGGATCATAAGATGGCAAGAGAACGTTGTTTAAAAACCTATAAAGAGGCGCTATCTTAA
- a CDS encoding SDR family NAD(P)-dependent oxidoreductase, with product MKKNILLIGGSHGIGLAIAKRVQENHTVFVASRTKEELAGLSVTHIPFDALTDELDTSLLPETLDGFVYCPGSINLKPFKMMSLDTFHEDMELNFFSMVKVVKSIISKMAENSSMVFFSTVAVGTGMPFHTSVAASKGAIEGFAKSMAAEYAPKIRVNVIAPSLVDTPLAKRLLSNDKKIEMMSERHPLKRVGKPEDIAAISVFLLSDDSTWMTGQVVGVDGGMSTLNIN from the coding sequence ATGAAAAAAAATATACTACTTATAGGAGGCTCCCATGGTATCGGGTTGGCTATAGCAAAAAGAGTACAAGAGAACCACACGGTTTTTGTTGCCTCTAGAACTAAAGAAGAATTAGCAGGACTTTCTGTAACTCATATTCCTTTTGATGCATTGACTGATGAATTAGATACTTCCCTCCTTCCTGAGACTTTAGACGGATTTGTCTATTGCCCAGGAAGCATTAATTTAAAACCATTTAAAATGATGAGTCTTGATACTTTCCATGAGGACATGGAACTCAATTTTTTCAGTATGGTAAAAGTTGTGAAATCGATTATCTCTAAGATGGCAGAAAATTCTAGTATGGTCTTTTTCAGTACGGTAGCCGTAGGTACAGGCATGCCTTTTCATACGAGTGTAGCTGCTTCCAAAGGAGCAATTGAAGGTTTTGCTAAATCTATGGCTGCAGAATATGCTCCAAAAATAAGAGTGAATGTTATTGCCCCATCGCTAGTAGACACTCCATTAGCAAAACGCTTATTGAGCAACGATAAGAAAATTGAAATGATGTCAGAGAGGCATCCATTAAAACGTGTTGGAAAACCAGAAGATATTGCTGCTATTTCCGTATTTTTATTGAGTGATGACAGCACTTGGATGACCGGACAGGTTGTGGGCGTTGATGGTGGTATGTCTACCCTTAACATTAATTAA
- a CDS encoding SRPBCC family protein, whose translation MRLYRLHSKQILPISKEKAWHFLSDPANLKVITPDAMGFEILSGADKEMFAGQIIQYNVSPIAGIKTRWVTEITHVDQGRYFVDEQRFGPYALWHHKHFINPTENGVEMEDIIDYKIPFGLLGQLVHRLFIKNQLTKIFKYREDKLIELFGKVDGKPSLLELKKI comes from the coding sequence ATGCGACTTTATAGATTACATTCAAAACAAATACTGCCAATATCTAAGGAGAAAGCTTGGCATTTTTTATCAGATCCTGCCAATTTAAAAGTGATCACTCCAGACGCCATGGGTTTTGAGATCCTATCAGGAGCCGATAAAGAAATGTTTGCTGGTCAGATCATCCAATACAATGTATCACCAATTGCAGGGATTAAAACGCGCTGGGTTACAGAAATAACCCATGTAGACCAAGGCAGGTACTTTGTAGATGAGCAACGTTTTGGTCCTTATGCCCTTTGGCATCATAAACACTTTATCAATCCGACAGAAAATGGGGTAGAGATGGAAGATATAATCGATTATAAAATTCCGTTTGGCCTTTTAGGGCAGCTGGTACACCGCCTATTTATAAAAAATCAATTGACAAAAATTTTTAAATATCGAGAAGATAAACTAATAGAACTCTTCGGAAAGGTAGATGGGAAACCAAGCCTTCTTGAATTAAAAAAGATTTAA
- a CDS encoding DUF2911 domain-containing protein: MKRTLFLFLAICSSFAINAQIATPQPSPAAKVMQVVGLTDVTLDYSRPAMRGRTVFGNLVPFDKMWRTGANKNSIVTFSNDVKVGGKALKAGSYAIFTIPGEAVWEVNFYTDTENWGTPQSWDASKVAAVIKVDPSKITEKVESFTMAITAITGDGANLEITWENTKVAIPFTVPTDAAVSSAIDKVLAGPSADDYYAAAVYYLEADKDIAKAKTWMDKAMAMTEKPAFYQLRKQSLIYAKAGDKKGAIDLAKKSLAASEAAGNADYVKMNKDSLKEWGAK, from the coding sequence ATGAAAAGAACACTATTTTTATTTTTGGCAATTTGTTCAAGTTTTGCTATAAACGCACAAATAGCAACACCGCAACCTAGTCCAGCTGCAAAAGTGATGCAAGTTGTAGGCTTAACAGATGTCACTTTAGATTATTCTCGTCCAGCAATGCGCGGAAGAACAGTATTTGGAAATTTAGTACCCTTTGACAAAATGTGGAGAACAGGTGCTAACAAAAACTCAATTGTAACTTTTAGCAATGACGTTAAGGTTGGGGGTAAAGCGCTCAAAGCAGGTTCATATGCTATTTTTACTATTCCAGGAGAAGCAGTTTGGGAAGTTAATTTCTATACGGATACTGAAAATTGGGGAACACCACAAAGTTGGGACGCTAGTAAAGTTGCTGCAGTAATAAAGGTAGATCCTAGCAAAATAACAGAAAAAGTAGAATCGTTTACAATGGCTATTACAGCTATTACTGGGGATGGTGCAAATCTAGAAATTACTTGGGAAAATACTAAAGTAGCTATTCCTTTTACAGTACCTACAGATGCTGCGGTATCATCTGCTATTGATAAAGTCTTAGCAGGACCAAGTGCTGATGACTATTATGCTGCTGCGGTTTATTATTTAGAAGCAGATAAAGATATAGCTAAAGCTAAAACATGGATGGATAAAGCAATGGCTATGACAGAAAAACCAGCTTTTTATCAACTAAGAAAACAATCTTTAATCTATGCAAAAGCTGGAGATAAGAAAGGTGCAATTGATTTAGCTAAAAAATCATTAGCAGCATCAGAGGCAGCTGGTAATGCAGATTACGTGAAAATGAATAAAGACTCCTTAAAAGAATGGGGAGCAAAATAA
- a CDS encoding sodium:solute symporter, producing MEAIDWSILIGTLTFIVGYGVWKTKGSKNVKDYVLGGKEANWATVGLSVMATQASAITFLSTPGQAFHDGMGFVQFYFGLPLAMIIICIVFVPLYHRLKVYTAYEFLENRFDVKTRTLAALLFLIQRGLAAGITIYAPSIILSAVLGWDLLTLNIIIGTIVTIYTVSGGTKAVNVTQKQQMFIIMLGMFVAFFYILGYLPEDITFSKALKVAGASGKLDILDFSFDTSKRYTFWNGITGGFFLFLAYFGTDQSQVQRYLSGKSVRESQLGLIFNGILKIPMQFFILLLGVLVFVFYQYNPSPLNFNPAATSAVYNSKFADDYKLLEQAHDELAIEKKIAQDEFSAALDIKEYDATMEAKQHIISVNEKDKKNRSAAREVISEADPTIETNDKDYVFIHFILNYLPKGLIGLLLAVILSAAMSSTASELNALGTITALDIFKRHTEKNGEKPQEYYVKVSKWFTLLWGVIAICIACVSNLFDNLIQLVNIIGSIFYGNVLGIFLLAFFIKFVKGNAVFIGAIITQFLVIATYYFFIYIMPEGEEKISYLLLNLIGCTLVMGISIFLQLFDNIIKTPSIEA from the coding sequence ATGGAAGCGATTGATTGGAGTATTTTAATAGGAACCTTAACTTTTATTGTAGGTTATGGAGTTTGGAAAACAAAAGGGAGTAAGAATGTTAAGGATTACGTTCTAGGAGGCAAGGAAGCCAACTGGGCTACTGTGGGCTTGTCTGTAATGGCTACACAGGCCAGTGCAATTACCTTTTTATCTACACCTGGTCAAGCATTCCATGACGGAATGGGATTTGTTCAGTTTTATTTTGGCTTACCGCTAGCCATGATTATCATCTGTATTGTTTTCGTTCCCCTCTACCATCGCCTTAAAGTATATACTGCTTACGAGTTTTTAGAGAATCGTTTTGATGTTAAAACAAGAACACTTGCTGCCTTATTATTTTTAATTCAAAGAGGTTTGGCTGCTGGGATTACCATCTATGCGCCTTCTATAATCTTATCAGCCGTTCTGGGCTGGGATTTACTCACCTTAAATATTATTATTGGTACCATTGTAACTATTTATACCGTTTCTGGGGGTACCAAAGCCGTAAACGTTACGCAAAAACAGCAAATGTTTATTATAATGCTGGGAATGTTTGTAGCCTTCTTTTATATTTTAGGCTACTTACCCGAAGATATTACCTTTAGTAAGGCTTTGAAAGTCGCAGGAGCAAGTGGAAAGTTAGATATTTTAGATTTTAGTTTTGATACTTCTAAAAGATATACTTTTTGGAATGGGATAACGGGTGGTTTTTTCTTGTTCTTAGCCTACTTTGGAACAGATCAGAGTCAGGTACAGCGCTATCTTTCAGGAAAATCTGTAAGAGAAAGTCAGCTTGGCCTTATTTTCAACGGGATTCTTAAAATTCCTATGCAGTTCTTTATTCTACTACTAGGAGTTTTGGTTTTTGTTTTTTATCAATACAACCCTTCTCCATTAAATTTTAATCCCGCAGCAACTTCTGCTGTATACAATTCTAAATTTGCAGACGATTATAAGTTGCTTGAACAAGCACATGATGAATTGGCAATTGAGAAAAAAATTGCGCAAGATGAATTTTCAGCCGCTTTAGACATAAAAGAGTATGATGCTACTATGGAAGCTAAGCAGCACATCATTTCGGTAAATGAGAAAGATAAAAAGAATAGATCCGCTGCGCGTGAAGTAATTAGCGAAGCAGACCCTACTATAGAAACCAATGACAAAGATTATGTCTTTATCCATTTTATCTTGAACTATTTGCCAAAGGGACTTATAGGCTTACTTCTTGCGGTTATTTTATCGGCAGCTATGTCTTCTACAGCATCAGAACTAAATGCTTTAGGAACTATTACCGCTTTAGATATCTTTAAAAGACATACGGAAAAAAATGGCGAAAAACCTCAAGAATATTATGTTAAGGTATCTAAGTGGTTTACGCTCTTATGGGGAGTCATAGCCATTTGTATCGCATGTGTCTCTAATTTATTTGATAATTTAATCCAGTTGGTTAATATTATAGGTTCTATCTTTTATGGCAATGTACTTGGTATTTTCTTACTTGCTTTTTTTATAAAATTTGTCAAAGGAAATGCCGTTTTTATTGGTGCTATAATTACACAATTTTTAGTTATCGCCACGTACTACTTCTTCATTTACATCATGCCAGAAGGAGAAGAAAAAATAAGTTACCTTCTTTTAAATTTAATTGGCTGTACTCTGGTCATGGGTATTTCAATTTTCTTACAATTGTTTGATAATATTATCAAAACACCATCCATAGAAGCATAA
- a CDS encoding PIG-L family deacetylase: MRKITTLFALVLLLSNFTFAQAPKKSSSSDIYHSLEKLNFLGKALYIAAHPDDENTRLISYLSNNLKAKTAYLSLTRGDGGQNLIGTELSELLGVLRTQELLAARNVDGGNQFFTRAKDFGYSKHPKETLKIWDKDLVLSDVVWVIRNFKPDVIVNRFDHRSPGTTHGHHTSSAMLSFEAFDLAGNSASYPDQLSKTSTWQPKRLFFNTSWWFYGSQEKFDAADKTNLLNVDTGVYYPNLGLSNNEIADMARSQHLCQGFGRLTSRGSETEYIELLKGDLPKDKSNIFDGINTTWTRIDGGKAIGDILYKVEENFDFKNPATHLPELIKAYKLLQNSKDKDWKEDKEKELLAIIEAITGLYLEASATAAAAVPGESIDISIEAINRSSVNMQLQAIELNPDEVIIDGTPLKNNIEYKNTLVLNIPASENYTNPYWLNEKGTLGTYTIKEQELIGKPETPRPFHVYFTLNIEGEIITIKKPVVYRYSKPDKGELYQPFEVIPAATVAIKEKVLIFADGKPKQIAVVVKAHKDNSNGEVILQHAKEWIVSSPSLAFSIAKKNDEQTLIFNVTPPSTQNESYISPLVKIDGQEISKELITINYDHIPEQTVLMPAETKVVRLDIKKIGQNIGYIVGAGDKVPESLEQIGYTVHEIDPLSISDASLKKYDAIVMGIRAYNVLPELKFKQKNLLDYVKNGGTMIVQYNTAGRRNIPFENIAPFDLTLSSDRVTDENADITILAKKNSLLNFPNKITDDDFKGWIQERGLYFPNAWSKEFTPILGMKDEGETEKKGSLLIATYGKGTYIYTGLSFFRELPAGVTGAYKLFANMLSVGKSKISSDKRLKD; encoded by the coding sequence ATGCGCAAAATAACCACGTTGTTTGCATTAGTCCTTCTATTATCAAATTTCACATTTGCACAAGCTCCAAAGAAAAGTTCATCGTCAGATATTTATCATTCTCTTGAAAAATTAAACTTCTTAGGAAAGGCATTATATATTGCCGCTCATCCTGATGATGAAAACACGCGATTAATTTCTTACCTATCTAATAATCTAAAAGCTAAAACAGCTTATTTATCACTAACAAGAGGTGATGGTGGACAAAATTTAATTGGCACTGAATTATCAGAATTATTAGGTGTACTACGCACACAAGAGCTATTGGCCGCTAGAAATGTTGATGGTGGAAATCAATTTTTTACAAGAGCCAAAGATTTTGGATATTCTAAGCATCCTAAGGAAACTCTTAAAATATGGGATAAAGATCTTGTTCTGAGTGACGTTGTTTGGGTGATTAGAAACTTTAAACCCGATGTAATTGTAAACCGATTTGATCATAGGTCTCCAGGGACGACACATGGACACCATACTTCTTCTGCAATGTTAAGTTTTGAAGCTTTTGATTTGGCTGGAAATAGTGCTAGTTATCCTGATCAGCTTTCAAAAACAAGTACTTGGCAGCCTAAACGTTTATTTTTCAATACTTCTTGGTGGTTTTATGGAAGTCAAGAGAAATTTGATGCCGCTGACAAAACAAATTTATTAAATGTAGATACTGGTGTATACTATCCTAATTTAGGGCTTTCCAATAACGAGATAGCAGATATGGCCAGAAGTCAGCATCTATGTCAAGGTTTTGGCAGACTTACTTCAAGAGGTTCTGAAACTGAATACATTGAGCTTTTAAAAGGAGATTTACCTAAAGATAAAAGCAATATTTTTGATGGAATTAATACCACATGGACGCGTATTGATGGCGGTAAAGCTATTGGTGATATTCTTTATAAGGTAGAAGAAAATTTCGATTTTAAAAATCCTGCTACCCACCTTCCTGAACTAATTAAAGCATATAAATTACTTCAAAACAGCAAGGATAAAGACTGGAAAGAAGATAAAGAAAAAGAATTGTTAGCTATCATAGAAGCAATCACAGGTCTGTATCTAGAAGCTTCTGCAACTGCTGCTGCTGCTGTACCAGGCGAAAGCATTGATATTTCAATAGAAGCGATCAACAGAAGTAGTGTTAACATGCAATTACAAGCTATAGAGCTAAACCCTGATGAAGTGATTATTGATGGTACACCTCTAAAAAATAATATTGAATATAAAAATACGCTAGTTTTAAATATCCCTGCATCAGAAAACTATACCAATCCTTATTGGTTAAATGAAAAAGGGACACTTGGAACGTATACGATAAAGGAGCAAGAGTTAATTGGTAAGCCAGAAACCCCTAGACCTTTCCATGTTTATTTTACTTTAAATATTGAAGGAGAAATCATTACTATTAAAAAACCAGTAGTTTACAGGTATTCTAAACCCGATAAAGGAGAGTTATACCAACCTTTTGAAGTGATTCCTGCAGCCACTGTAGCTATAAAAGAAAAGGTGCTAATTTTTGCTGATGGCAAACCAAAACAAATAGCTGTCGTGGTAAAGGCACATAAAGACAATTCAAACGGAGAGGTTATCCTGCAACATGCTAAAGAATGGATTGTTAGTAGTCCATCATTAGCCTTTAGTATTGCGAAAAAAAATGACGAGCAGACGCTTATTTTTAACGTAACCCCGCCTTCCACTCAAAATGAAAGTTATATTTCGCCGCTCGTAAAAATTGATGGACAGGAAATTTCTAAAGAATTGATTACCATAAACTATGATCATATTCCAGAACAAACAGTATTGATGCCTGCAGAGACAAAGGTGGTGCGTTTGGATATAAAAAAAATAGGTCAGAATATTGGATATATAGTAGGTGCTGGAGATAAAGTTCCTGAAAGTTTAGAACAAATAGGATATACGGTACATGAGATAGATCCCTTAAGTATTTCAGATGCATCTTTAAAAAAATACGATGCTATTGTTATGGGAATTAGAGCCTATAACGTGCTACCTGAACTAAAATTCAAACAAAAAAATCTTTTAGACTACGTGAAGAATGGTGGCACCATGATTGTGCAATACAATACGGCCGGCAGAAGGAATATCCCATTTGAAAACATTGCTCCTTTTGATCTAACACTATCTAGTGACCGTGTTACGGATGAAAATGCTGATATAACTATTCTAGCGAAAAAGAATTCTTTATTAAATTTCCCTAATAAGATCACAGATGACGATTTTAAGGGTTGGATTCAAGAAAGAGGATTGTACTTCCCTAATGCTTGGAGTAAAGAGTTTACTCCAATTTTAGGAATGAAAGATGAAGGGGAAACTGAAAAAAAAGGGAGTCTACTTATCGCTACTTATGGAAAAGGAACTTATATTTATACGGGACTCAGTTTCTTCAGAGAATTACCTGCTGGAGTAACAGGTGCTTATAAATTATTTGCTAATATGTTATCTGTTGGAAAATCTAAGATTAGTTCAGATAAAAGATTAAAAGATTAA
- a CDS encoding mechanosensitive ion channel domain-containing protein, translating into MTRFFVNHQEELLRSLITFVVVIVLKFIFTKTVKKVAKLGDFNKVRTNLIIKYISIALTIISGAVLTLIWSVNFKDLGALLASIFAVIGVALFAQWSILSNITAGVIIFFSYPFKIGNTIRIFDKEIHEVINNWDETFVIEDIRAFHMHLRRSNGEILTYPNSLVLQKGISLVQTYNEDSQEL; encoded by the coding sequence ATGACGCGTTTTTTTGTTAATCATCAGGAAGAATTACTAAGATCACTGATTACATTTGTTGTAGTTATTGTCTTAAAATTTATATTTACTAAAACCGTAAAAAAGGTTGCTAAACTTGGCGATTTCAACAAAGTTAGAACGAACCTTATTATAAAATACATTTCTATTGCTTTAACCATCATATCTGGAGCTGTTCTAACCTTAATATGGAGTGTAAACTTTAAGGATCTCGGAGCCTTATTAGCCTCTATTTTTGCGGTTATTGGCGTCGCATTATTTGCACAATGGTCTATTTTAAGTAATATAACTGCAGGTGTAATTATCTTCTTCTCATATCCCTTTAAAATAGGAAATACCATCAGAATATTCGATAAAGAAATACATGAGGTAATTAATAATTGGGATGAAACTTTTGTAATTGAAGATATTCGTGCGTTCCATATGCATTTAAGAAGAAGTAATGGAGAAATTCTAACGTACCCAAATAGTTTAGTACTTCAAAAAGGAATCTCTTTAGTACAAACCTATAATGAAGATTCACAGGAATTGTAA